A genome region from Meleagris gallopavo isolate NT-WF06-2002-E0010 breed Aviagen turkey brand Nicholas breeding stock chromosome 9, Turkey_5.1, whole genome shotgun sequence includes the following:
- the LOC104912188 gene encoding uncharacterized protein LOC104912188 isoform X2: protein MSITYCVSFLFLRSCLGVEITERKLAAEGSSVMMHAPAISNVNITEWEYIEGSTPKLILQYYANLQSTVIYTAYRGRVVFYQTNGSLLLQQLQEADSGLYKATVDLMQDRARTTILEVIKPVPQPELLKSSTLNCSFIKLTCLLPNGTVAAVSWKKDRRSLTPQNYYQLTQNSAELWIRKGDKSNCGSYSCNVSNAVSWKEATFNLKIAGLSPPLRGALKMTVAALALAVITAISFVIWLLQPGKHRLGKEARTWLTLPMIGLLGISCLLLFVTSVIWMQEEGPSAAFILHGLCFLAAVILTMVLIAMNFQRRPEALTQPLLQTCHPVILCSTAMTVAVNLSFSCLLFHNFQQVHERGCSETVSVIASCILAVLAALLLLLFSLCYYKKKMDASTQTTSTQGKEKDREQSQDKESKLSLQHPGDDITQEPG, encoded by the exons GCGTGTCGTTTCTTTTCCTGAGATCCTGCCTTGGGGTGgaaatcacagaaagaaaacttgcagcagAAGGATCCTCTGTCATGATGCATGCACCGGCGATCAGCAATGTGAACATCACTGAGTGGGAATACATAGAGGGCAGCACACCCAAATTAATCTTGCAGTACTATGCCAACTTGCAGTCTACAGTCATTTACACCGCATACAGAGGCAGAGTGGTTTTCTACCAAACGAATGGCTCgcttctcctgcagcagctgcaggaggcagacAGTGGCCTCTATAAAGCAACAGTTGACCTGATGCAGGACAGGGCTAGGACAACTATCCTGGAAGTAATCA agcCCGTACCCCAGCCTGAACTCCTGAAGAGCTCAACCCTGAACTGTTCTTTCATCAAGTTGACCTGCCTGCTGCCCAATGGAACCGTGGCTGCTGTCTCTTGGAAGAAGGATAGACGTTCTCTTACCCCACAAAATTATTATCAGCTCACTCAGAACTCCGCTGAGTTGTGGATAAGGAAGGGAGACAAGTCAAACTGTGGCTCCTACTCCTGCAATGTCAGCAATGCCGTAAGCTGGAAGGAGGCAACCTTCAACCTCAAGATAGCAG GTCTCTCGCCTCCTCTCCGTGGTGCACTGAAGATGACAGTGGCTGCACTGGCTCTCGCTGTCATCACTGCCATCAGCTTTGTCATCTGGCTCCTGcagccagggaagcacagactTG gaaaagaAGCACGGACATGGCTAACTCTACCCATGATAGGGCTGCTGGGCATCTCATGTCTTCTCCTGTTTGTCACCTCTGTCATCTGGATGCAGGAAGAAG GTCCTTCTGCTGCCTTCATCCTGCATGGGCTTTGCTTCCTTGCTGCAGTCATCTTGACTATGGTGCTGATCGCCATGAACTTTCAGCGCAGACCAGAAGCACTCACCCAGCCCCTACTCCAGACCT GCCATCCTGTCATCCTATGCAGTACAGCCATGACAGTGGCAGTCAACTTGTCATTCTCCTGCCTCTTGTTCCACAACTTCCAACAGGTCCACG AGCGTGGCTGCTCAGAGACTGTCAGTGTGATTGCCAGCTGCATCCTTGCTGTCCtggcagctctcctgctgctgctgttctccctCTGCT ATTACAAGAAGAAGATGGATGCCAGCACACAGACTACAAGCACCCAA gggaaagaaaaagatcgAGAACAGAGCCAAGACAAGGAGAGCAAACTGTCCCTTCAGCATCCTGGAGATGATATCACACAGGAGCCAGGCTAA
- the LOC104912188 gene encoding uncharacterized protein LOC104912188 isoform X1 has translation MSITYCVSFLFLRSCLGVEITERKLAAEGSSVMMHAPAISNVNITEWEYIEGSTPKLILQYYANLQSTVIYTAYRGRVVFYQTNGSLLLQQLQEADSGLYKATVDLMQDRARTTILEVIKPVPQPELLKSSTLNCSFIKLTCLLPNGTVAAVSWKKDRRSLTPQNYYQLTQNSAELWIRKGDKSNCGSYSCNVSNAVSWKEATFNLKIAGLSPPLRGALKMTVAALALAVITAISFVIWLLQPGKHRLGKEARTWLTLPMIGLLGISCLLLFVTSVIWMQEEGPSAAFILHGLCFLAAVILTMVLIAMNFQRRPEALTQPLLQTCHPVILCSTAMTVAVNLSFSCLLFHNFQQVHAERGCSETVSVIASCILAVLAALLLLLFSLCYYKKKMDASTQTTSTQGKEKDREQSQDKESKLSLQHPGDDITQEPG, from the exons GCGTGTCGTTTCTTTTCCTGAGATCCTGCCTTGGGGTGgaaatcacagaaagaaaacttgcagcagAAGGATCCTCTGTCATGATGCATGCACCGGCGATCAGCAATGTGAACATCACTGAGTGGGAATACATAGAGGGCAGCACACCCAAATTAATCTTGCAGTACTATGCCAACTTGCAGTCTACAGTCATTTACACCGCATACAGAGGCAGAGTGGTTTTCTACCAAACGAATGGCTCgcttctcctgcagcagctgcaggaggcagacAGTGGCCTCTATAAAGCAACAGTTGACCTGATGCAGGACAGGGCTAGGACAACTATCCTGGAAGTAATCA agcCCGTACCCCAGCCTGAACTCCTGAAGAGCTCAACCCTGAACTGTTCTTTCATCAAGTTGACCTGCCTGCTGCCCAATGGAACCGTGGCTGCTGTCTCTTGGAAGAAGGATAGACGTTCTCTTACCCCACAAAATTATTATCAGCTCACTCAGAACTCCGCTGAGTTGTGGATAAGGAAGGGAGACAAGTCAAACTGTGGCTCCTACTCCTGCAATGTCAGCAATGCCGTAAGCTGGAAGGAGGCAACCTTCAACCTCAAGATAGCAG GTCTCTCGCCTCCTCTCCGTGGTGCACTGAAGATGACAGTGGCTGCACTGGCTCTCGCTGTCATCACTGCCATCAGCTTTGTCATCTGGCTCCTGcagccagggaagcacagactTG gaaaagaAGCACGGACATGGCTAACTCTACCCATGATAGGGCTGCTGGGCATCTCATGTCTTCTCCTGTTTGTCACCTCTGTCATCTGGATGCAGGAAGAAG GTCCTTCTGCTGCCTTCATCCTGCATGGGCTTTGCTTCCTTGCTGCAGTCATCTTGACTATGGTGCTGATCGCCATGAACTTTCAGCGCAGACCAGAAGCACTCACCCAGCCCCTACTCCAGACCT GCCATCCTGTCATCCTATGCAGTACAGCCATGACAGTGGCAGTCAACTTGTCATTCTCCTGCCTCTTGTTCCACAACTTCCAACAGGTCCACG CAGAGCGTGGCTGCTCAGAGACTGTCAGTGTGATTGCCAGCTGCATCCTTGCTGTCCtggcagctctcctgctgctgctgttctccctCTGCT ATTACAAGAAGAAGATGGATGCCAGCACACAGACTACAAGCACCCAA gggaaagaaaaagatcgAGAACAGAGCCAAGACAAGGAGAGCAAACTGTCCCTTCAGCATCCTGGAGATGATATCACACAGGAGCCAGGCTAA